From the Chloroflexus aurantiacus J-10-fl genome, one window contains:
- a CDS encoding YrdB family protein, which translates to MEMLKLFNRGLRFLLELCGLIVFGYWGFQTGDNMMMKFLLGLGVPILFAVVWGTFLAPKSTRRLREPWRSLIELIIFALACWALYSTGAVNLSVAFGGIYIVNKILTVLWRQQ; encoded by the coding sequence ATGGAAATGCTGAAGTTATTCAATCGCGGGCTACGTTTCTTACTTGAACTCTGTGGCCTCATCGTGTTTGGGTATTGGGGATTCCAAACCGGCGACAACATGATGATGAAATTCCTGCTTGGGCTTGGCGTTCCTATCCTGTTCGCTGTGGTGTGGGGAACATTCCTGGCCCCCAAATCCACGCGGCGACTGAGAGAACCATGGCGCTCACTGATCGAACTCATCATCTTTGCGCTGGCGTGTTGGGCATTGTATAGCACAGGTGCAGTCAATCTATCGGTCGCGTTTGGTGGTATCTATATCGTCAACAAAATATTGACAGTACTTTGGAGACAACAATGA
- a CDS encoding AraC family transcriptional regulator has product MDTLTYILNLARLKSSVYCRSELGSPWGLHFASRSCAVFHVLHRGNGFFRVAGTPEWTPLREGDLLLLPHGQEHLLLETPDTHPLRNLELDQWGKCALMRWSDMPSAVLLCGTFDFEYVHAASLFRYLPDVIHIPYHAARPLNRVLELMADEAESQRPAKEVVLRRLADILFVQIVQYWVEMHGTQGSGWLGAFHDPLIGKALALMHAHPQQDWQVASLARALACSRSTFAARFTALVGEPPMEYLTRWRMQIASRLLIEDPSLRVGEVAARVGYRSEAAFSKAFKRLIGIAPTAYRSAAGHRVEATRPEVHIGVRTTEAVATGAGMHT; this is encoded by the coding sequence ATGGATACGCTTACCTACATTCTCAATCTTGCGCGCCTGAAGAGTAGCGTCTATTGTCGCTCTGAACTCGGTTCACCCTGGGGACTGCACTTTGCCTCACGTTCCTGCGCGGTTTTTCACGTATTGCACCGTGGCAATGGCTTTTTTCGGGTAGCAGGAACACCTGAATGGACACCGCTACGTGAAGGCGATCTGTTACTCTTACCCCATGGTCAGGAACATCTCCTGCTAGAGACGCCTGATACGCATCCGCTGCGCAATCTGGAACTCGATCAGTGGGGGAAATGCGCCCTGATGCGCTGGAGTGATATGCCCAGCGCGGTGCTGTTGTGCGGCACATTCGATTTCGAGTATGTGCATGCAGCATCGCTATTCCGGTATCTACCAGACGTGATTCACATTCCGTACCACGCAGCACGGCCGCTCAATCGGGTCCTGGAGTTGATGGCAGATGAGGCCGAGTCGCAACGACCGGCGAAAGAGGTTGTCTTGCGCCGCCTGGCCGACATTCTGTTTGTGCAGATCGTGCAGTATTGGGTGGAAATGCATGGCACGCAAGGTAGTGGCTGGCTGGGTGCCTTCCACGACCCGCTGATCGGCAAGGCGCTGGCACTGATGCATGCACACCCCCAGCAGGACTGGCAGGTAGCCTCACTGGCACGTGCGCTGGCGTGTTCGCGTTCAACGTTTGCCGCCCGCTTTACGGCGCTGGTCGGTGAGCCACCGATGGAATATCTGACGCGCTGGCGGATGCAGATAGCGTCGCGCCTGTTGATTGAAGACCCTTCGTTGCGTGTTGGTGAGGTTGCCGCTCGTGTAGGCTATCGCTCCGAGGCAGCCTTTAGCAAAGCGTTTAAGCGCCTGATCGGCATCGCGCCCACCGCGTATCGCAGCGCGGCGGGGCATCGCGTTGAGGCAACTCGACCTGAAGTGCATATCGGTGTTCGTACTACCGAAGCGGTAGCGACAGGCGCAGGTATGCATACCTGA
- a CDS encoding serine hydrolase domain-containing protein, which produces MNLRAHLEQLRTEMNVPALAAFVVSHESTLAADVVGLRHADHPNDPLTLVDYFQIGSNAKAFIATTCAALVEKGLITWNTPVASLFPELSGAILPPYRTITLRHLLQHRSGLPAYTDTDSPDFILPDFDNVPDSAHVNHFAIWLMQTCPPRDPPGSQFTYSNAGYSLAAAILERAAESPWNLLLDNLVLRPLNIQAYPGIQHPARINAAQPWGHWFENGIYHPCAVDQEIVPPCFAPAGDMCISLPDYARFLQFHLKGLQGKDDLLPAALIQTLHNDGALGQGMGWGINALRGMESLGRWSLHAGSTGTFYAIAALSHDYNLGFALFTNAGVPELTFALKSLISNWFRL; this is translated from the coding sequence ATGAACCTGCGCGCCCATCTGGAACAACTGCGAACCGAAATGAACGTACCCGCCCTCGCTGCCTTTGTTGTCAGCCATGAGTCCACCCTCGCTGCGGATGTGGTTGGGTTGCGCCACGCTGATCACCCAAACGACCCGCTTACCCTGGTAGATTACTTCCAAATCGGCTCCAACGCCAAAGCGTTTATCGCCACTACCTGCGCTGCATTGGTCGAAAAAGGGCTTATCACGTGGAATACTCCCGTCGCCAGCCTGTTTCCCGAACTGTCAGGGGCAATCCTTCCCCCTTACCGCACCATCACGCTGCGACATCTGTTGCAACATCGTTCCGGTTTGCCCGCTTACACCGACACAGACAGCCCCGATTTCATCCTGCCCGATTTCGATAACGTACCTGATAGCGCACACGTTAATCACTTTGCGATCTGGCTGATGCAAACCTGCCCGCCACGCGATCCGCCAGGCAGTCAATTCACCTATTCCAATGCCGGTTACAGCCTGGCGGCTGCCATACTGGAACGCGCAGCCGAAAGCCCATGGAATCTTCTCTTGGACAATCTTGTGCTCAGGCCGCTCAACATCCAGGCGTATCCTGGCATACAACATCCAGCGCGCATAAATGCAGCGCAACCCTGGGGTCATTGGTTTGAAAACGGCATATATCACCCCTGCGCTGTCGATCAAGAGATTGTTCCACCTTGTTTTGCACCTGCTGGGGATATGTGCATCTCCCTGCCAGACTATGCCCGCTTTTTGCAATTCCACCTGAAGGGGCTGCAAGGCAAAGACGATCTTCTGCCTGCTGCGCTTATCCAGACTCTTCACAACGACGGAGCATTGGGACAGGGCATGGGCTGGGGAATCAATGCGCTGCGCGGCATGGAGTCGCTTGGGCGCTGGAGCCTGCACGCCGGTTCAACCGGCACATTTTATGCTATTGCTGCCCTCTCACATGACTATAACCTGGGCTTTGCTTTATTCACAAATGCTGGTGTGCCTGAGTTAACCTTTGCGCTCAAAAGCCTGATTTCCAATTGGTTTCGCCTGTAA
- a CDS encoding DUF1772 domain-containing protein: MKSIRIVHLISTFAIGLFAGLLYTFEQGVIPALMTLNATEYARVEQGLIRSLDAFPTGVIVVANLAMLLPLYPLVRLWQQRNTAYWRLTALGWALFFFGVGIFTIVLNVPINNAVLAWDPAAPPADWENARSTWNTLNAIRTPINYVSFLLMIWASFEMPEG, translated from the coding sequence GTGAAAAGCATTCGCATCGTTCATCTGATATCCACGTTCGCAATTGGGTTGTTTGCCGGTTTGCTCTACACCTTTGAGCAGGGGGTCATCCCCGCCTTGATGACCCTGAACGCCACGGAATACGCCAGAGTCGAACAAGGGCTTATTCGCTCGCTCGATGCCTTCCCGACAGGCGTGATTGTCGTTGCCAATCTGGCGATGCTGTTGCCGTTGTATCCACTGGTGCGTCTGTGGCAACAGCGTAACACTGCCTATTGGCGTCTTACCGCACTGGGCTGGGCGCTCTTTTTCTTCGGGGTTGGGATATTCACAATTGTTCTAAATGTTCCAATCAATAATGCTGTACTGGCCTGGGATCCAGCAGCGCCGCCCGCCGACTGGGAGAACGCTCGCAGCACGTGGAACACGCTCAACGCCATCCGCACGCCGATTAATTACGTTAGCTTTTTGCTGATGATTTGGGCGTCTTTCGAGATGCCTGAAGGGTAG
- a CDS encoding GNAT family N-acetyltransferase: MKTMIRPETADDFNAIYLINQLAFNRENEAHLVEELRSAGAIILSLVAQMEDRIVGHILFSPVVITDADAHWQAVGLGPMAVLPQLQHRGIGSALIHAGLAELNKLGHDVVVVLGHPGFYPRFGFKPSKPFGIAWEIDVPEEVFMVKELRSGALNGRKGVVRYHPAFNGVE; encoded by the coding sequence ATGAAAACGATGATCCGCCCTGAAACAGCCGATGATTTCAACGCCATTTACCTGATCAACCAACTGGCATTCAACCGCGAAAATGAAGCGCACCTGGTGGAGGAACTGCGCTCTGCTGGAGCGATCATCTTGTCGCTGGTGGCACAGATGGAGGATAGAATCGTCGGCCATATCCTGTTTTCACCGGTTGTAATCACCGATGCCGACGCGCACTGGCAGGCTGTCGGATTGGGACCGATGGCAGTCCTGCCTCAGCTTCAACATCGGGGAATTGGTTCAGCCCTCATCCATGCCGGGCTGGCTGAACTCAACAAGCTCGGTCACGATGTCGTCGTTGTGCTGGGGCATCCCGGCTTCTATCCCCGCTTCGGGTTTAAGCCGTCTAAACCATTTGGCATTGCGTGGGAGATTGATGTGCCTGAAGAAGTGTTCATGGTGAAGGAATTGCGTAGTGGGGCGCTCAACGGTAGAAAGGGTGTCGTCCGCTATCACCCTGCGTTCAATGGAGTTGAATAA
- a CDS encoding head GIN domain-containing protein yields MKQLIVWLLVFVVALSACSFTPPGAVTGSGNMVTQTFDVRDFDQIRLGTSGVMYIEQGDNFSLSIEADDNILPVLQVEVEKGVLTLRTTPEVSMLQFETLIYRVTLPKLSAIDLSGSADIRVEDFTADSLDININGSGDVTFVNLDVASLSVRISGSGDMILPNVAAKTILAEVNSSGLMEAAGTTDRLHVKVSGSGDLLAEKLKASIVEVAVNGSGDVTVWAVDTLDVSISGSGNVRYLGSPTLTKKISGGGDLSKLDS; encoded by the coding sequence ATGAAACAACTTATCGTTTGGTTACTCGTGTTCGTGGTTGCGCTTTCCGCGTGTAGTTTCACCCCGCCTGGCGCGGTGACCGGATCGGGAAACATGGTCACCCAAACCTTCGATGTACGCGATTTCGATCAGATCCGCCTTGGGACATCAGGCGTGATGTACATCGAACAGGGCGACAACTTCAGCCTGAGCATCGAAGCCGATGACAACATCCTGCCCGTTTTGCAGGTGGAGGTGGAGAAGGGCGTGCTGACTCTGCGTACCACCCCCGAGGTCTCCATGCTGCAATTTGAGACGCTCATCTACCGCGTGACCCTGCCCAAATTGAGCGCCATTGACCTTTCTGGCTCGGCGGATATCCGCGTGGAGGATTTCACCGCAGACTCACTGGACATCAACATCAACGGCTCTGGCGATGTGACCTTCGTCAACCTGGATGTGGCTTCACTCTCCGTCCGCATCAGCGGTTCGGGCGACATGATCCTGCCCAACGTGGCGGCAAAGACTATCCTTGCCGAAGTCAACAGCTCGGGTTTGATGGAGGCGGCGGGTACAACCGATAGACTACATGTAAAAGTATCTGGTTCTGGCGATCTGTTGGCAGAAAAACTCAAGGCATCCATCGTGGAGGTGGCGGTCAATGGCAGCGGTGATGTTACGGTCTGGGCAGTGGACACGCTGGATGTGTCCATCAGCGGTAGCGGCAATGTGAGGTATCTCGGCTCGCCTACATTGACCAAGAAGATCAGCGGTGGCGGCGATCTGAGCAAACTGGACAGCTAA
- a CDS encoding MDR family MFS transporter codes for MSRQHTILITMGVMMSLFMASMESTVIATAMPGIVRDLGDIESFSWVFAIYMLTSTTAGPIFGRLSDLFGRRPVYMVAIAIFSLGSLLCGLATTMPMLIAARALQGLGAGGLLPLAFIIVGDIFTLDQRAKVQGLFSGVWGISSVIGPLIGGFLVDQISWHWVFWINLPPAAIAAALVWIAWRDPVRANAKRPPIDIAGALLLSVGIILLLLGLDQPTTPSGILMLSAAVATLALLVMVELRAPAPILPFHLLRDRTFAIACLHGILAGGVLFGSMNYVPLFAQGVLGTSATEAGTTLTPLMLGWVFTSIIGGRLLLRMSYRTLTIGGMVMFVAGAILMARLRPDMSRLELAIALGLMGIGMGASIPSFLIAVQSTVARNVLGAATASLQFSRTIGGTIGVAVLGTLLTNRLSAELAARGLQADAVPVEALIGEGATAMTLAGEPRLALAAALTAVFAAPLVFALLALAVTFLAPSHSPDDLRRKREQREEVTTAKEVAPQQAG; via the coding sequence GTGAGTCGCCAACACACTATCCTGATCACGATGGGCGTGATGATGAGCCTGTTTATGGCTTCGATGGAGTCGACCGTTATCGCTACAGCCATGCCGGGCATTGTGCGCGATTTGGGTGACATTGAGAGTTTTAGCTGGGTTTTTGCCATTTATATGCTGACCAGCACGACCGCCGGCCCTATTTTCGGGCGTCTGTCAGACCTCTTCGGACGCAGGCCGGTCTATATGGTAGCAATCGCTATCTTTAGCCTGGGTTCACTCTTGTGTGGGCTGGCAACCACAATGCCTATGCTAATTGCAGCACGCGCACTCCAGGGGTTGGGCGCCGGCGGACTGCTCCCACTGGCCTTTATCATCGTCGGTGATATTTTCACGCTTGACCAGCGAGCAAAGGTGCAGGGGCTTTTTTCAGGGGTGTGGGGCATCAGCTCGGTGATTGGCCCACTGATCGGCGGGTTTCTGGTTGATCAGATTTCATGGCACTGGGTGTTTTGGATTAACCTCCCTCCGGCGGCTATCGCTGCGGCACTGGTCTGGATAGCGTGGCGTGATCCGGTACGTGCAAACGCCAAACGACCACCCATCGATATTGCCGGTGCATTGTTGTTGAGCGTCGGAATTATTCTACTGCTGCTCGGACTCGATCAGCCAACAACGCCCAGCGGCATTCTTATGTTAAGCGCTGCTGTAGCAACGCTGGCCTTGCTGGTGATGGTTGAACTGCGGGCACCGGCACCAATTCTCCCGTTTCACCTGTTGCGTGACCGCACATTCGCGATTGCCTGTCTCCATGGCATTCTGGCCGGTGGTGTGCTGTTCGGCAGCATGAACTACGTGCCACTCTTCGCGCAGGGGGTGCTGGGCACAAGCGCAACCGAGGCCGGCACCACCCTGACGCCACTGATGCTGGGATGGGTCTTTACCAGCATTATCGGTGGCCGGCTGTTGTTGCGCATGAGCTATCGCACGCTCACGATTGGCGGGATGGTCATGTTTGTAGCGGGTGCCATCCTCATGGCCCGGCTACGCCCCGATATGAGTCGGCTTGAACTGGCCATTGCGCTGGGGCTGATGGGGATTGGCATGGGTGCCAGCATTCCCTCGTTTTTGATAGCAGTGCAGAGCACGGTGGCCCGCAACGTGTTGGGAGCGGCAACCGCGAGTTTGCAATTTTCGCGCACGATTGGCGGGACGATTGGGGTGGCTGTGCTGGGCACCTTACTGACGAACCGGTTGAGTGCAGAGCTGGCAGCACGCGGCTTACAAGCCGATGCCGTTCCGGTTGAAGCACTGATCGGCGAGGGAGCAACCGCGATGACCCTTGCCGGCGAGCCACGGCTGGCACTGGCGGCTGCGCTGACCGCAGTCTTTGCCGCGCCGCTGGTGTTTGCATTGCTGGCACTGGCAGTGACATTTCTGGCCCCTTCGCACAGCCCTGATGATCTGCGCCGTAAGCGTGAACAGCGCGAAGAGGTAACTACGGCGAAAGAAGTTGCGCCACAGCAGGCGGGGTAG
- a CDS encoding CPBP family intramembrane glutamic endopeptidase: MKNLITRQPLVFSVLVILVLEVFVLAGFFFSKASGVPLVALDLPLLMLNALLAIVILSVLGWWREAGFNAPTQWQNVHLLLVPLVLLIGPTLLFQPQLPAPGNIIVLLIVTLLIGFQEEAIFRGVLLHALRPQGVMNAVLISAGLFGIIHINSLLVGRDPIFVLAQIIASFLGAIGLGALRIRLNSVVPLVLLHAFNDFLQFSATGGMEAGEVALYIPILKVVISGLMALYGVYLLRGYREDIDPNRVNHCHYRQQGETS; this comes from the coding sequence ATGAAAAACCTGATTACAAGACAACCGTTGGTATTTTCCGTGCTCGTCATACTCGTGCTTGAAGTGTTCGTTCTGGCGGGGTTCTTCTTTAGCAAGGCATCAGGTGTACCGCTGGTCGCGCTCGACCTGCCGCTGTTGATGCTCAACGCACTACTTGCCATCGTCATCCTTTCCGTTTTGGGCTGGTGGCGCGAGGCAGGCTTCAACGCGCCAACGCAATGGCAGAATGTACACCTTTTACTCGTGCCGCTGGTGCTGTTGATTGGACCAACGCTCTTGTTTCAACCGCAACTTCCCGCGCCCGGCAACATCATCGTCCTGCTTATTGTGACGCTGTTGATCGGTTTTCAGGAAGAAGCAATCTTTCGCGGCGTGCTGCTGCATGCGCTCAGACCACAAGGCGTAATGAACGCAGTGCTCATCTCGGCAGGGCTGTTTGGCATTATCCATATCAACTCGCTGTTGGTCGGGCGTGATCCTATCTTCGTGTTGGCGCAAATCATTGCTTCGTTTCTGGGAGCAATCGGTCTTGGCGCACTGCGCATCCGCTTGAACAGTGTCGTGCCGCTGGTGCTGCTCCATGCCTTCAATGACTTCCTGCAATTCAGCGCCACAGGCGGCATGGAAGCGGGCGAAGTGGCGCTGTACATCCCGATTTTGAAGGTCGTTATTTCGGGGCTGATGGCACTGTACGGTGTCTATTTGCTGCGCGGTTACAGGGAAGATATCGATCCTAACCGCGTGAATCATTGCCATTACAGGCAACAAGGAGAAACATCATGA
- a CDS encoding DUF2269 family protein, with the protein MHVPPEGAPPLIYTLLVFVHIFATMVAVGLNASYVIWIIRGTKDPASMAFALRGVKFIDDYVANPCYLAGGVTGVLMIAMGKAVAPFLWVAIGLYIVAMAIAYGVYTPLLSRQIKTLEASGINDPEYQMLAQRSNQVGALMGVLVVIIVLLKIFEPPLW; encoded by the coding sequence ATGCACGTACCACCCGAAGGCGCACCACCCTTGATCTACACCCTGCTCGTATTCGTGCATATCTTTGCCACAATGGTTGCCGTTGGCTTGAATGCAAGTTATGTCATCTGGATTATCCGGGGCACAAAGGACCCGGCCAGCATGGCGTTTGCCCTGCGCGGCGTCAAGTTCATTGACGATTATGTCGCCAATCCGTGCTATCTCGCAGGCGGAGTCACCGGCGTACTGATGATTGCGATGGGCAAAGCCGTCGCACCTTTTCTATGGGTCGCCATAGGCTTGTACATCGTAGCAATGGCAATCGCCTATGGCGTGTATACGCCACTGCTTAGCCGTCAGATCAAAACCCTGGAAGCCAGCGGGATCAACGACCCAGAGTATCAAATGCTGGCACAGCGATCCAATCAGGTCGGTGCATTGATGGGCGTGCTGGTGGTGATCATCGTGCTGCTCAAGATCTTCGAGCCGCCACTATGGTAA
- a CDS encoding LuxR C-terminal-related transcriptional regulator encodes MAAWLATNTSENVAWYSLEEDDNDPICFFTCIAAALQTVAPVSALESALGAAVANPRELTVALLNDLFVFSDRSVVLVFDDYHHITRQPIHDALVYLIDHLPNNIHLVFISRVDPPLPLGRWRVRGQLTEIRADDLRFTEAEAAQFLNQTMGLSLSAEAIRTLEERTEGWVAGLQLAALSLQKSSNPGQIIAAFAGSNRYVADYLTDEVLARQPESLRDFLLKTSILERFNAALCNHLLQCVCSESILTDLERANLFIIPLDSDANWYRYHHLFADLLKRRLAQANPAGITDLHRRAAEWFEQNNFTLDAIRHWIAADEPERVAALMERTLSQSWGHAELAGLMHRIEALPDTVLAKYPILSAFLGWTWLWLGYDNARTLPLLERAERNLKDEPQASYARGRFQVIRSYIARAVHNDAPHAWLLAEQALQQLAEHDLLWRGFAQSNIAIVTHSMGLGLAQTERAYNEAIRLCRAAGDPTTAWIAECARVQVVRECGDLQRSMTLNRRLIDMIERQGAPALVRGWVHINQALGYYLINDLKHAWLEVNMTQNLQTQSSGMPDVSLRLYALLTRLELLNGNEAAARQAADDLVTLAYRGGVTNAIDWAYAVRAELMFRLKDWAAFDSYARTYQPPQQPLFFPYRLQTLLQVRYLTRQKAWNEGRRLVAEQVRLAREAGYVEYEMELHIVSALLEQKAGNPSVAMNMLGRALEIGKANGYVRIFLEEGEEMRHLLTQIHRLRRDDFVAELLAAFGKPAQVVQSSLIEPLTEREIEVLRLIAEGLSNPEIAEKLVLSVGTVKTHVKHIYGKLNVDDRVKAAGMARELGLLK; translated from the coding sequence ATGGCTGCCTGGCTTGCAACGAATACATCCGAAAATGTGGCATGGTATTCACTGGAAGAAGACGATAATGATCCCATCTGCTTTTTTACCTGTATTGCTGCTGCGCTTCAGACCGTAGCCCCTGTTTCTGCACTTGAGTCTGCGCTTGGAGCAGCCGTTGCCAACCCCCGCGAGCTGACCGTGGCCCTGCTCAACGATCTCTTTGTGTTTTCAGACCGAAGTGTTGTTCTGGTGTTCGATGATTACCATCACATCACCCGGCAGCCCATCCACGACGCGCTCGTCTATCTGATTGATCATCTCCCCAACAACATTCACCTCGTCTTCATCAGCCGCGTCGATCCTCCCCTGCCCCTGGGGCGCTGGCGCGTGCGTGGACAGTTGACCGAGATCCGAGCCGATGATTTGCGCTTCACCGAAGCCGAAGCCGCGCAGTTTCTGAACCAAACGATGGGGCTTTCGTTGAGCGCCGAAGCCATCCGGACTCTGGAGGAGCGTACCGAAGGCTGGGTAGCGGGATTGCAACTTGCTGCGCTCTCCCTGCAAAAATCCTCGAACCCTGGTCAAATCATTGCTGCGTTCGCGGGCAGTAATCGCTACGTGGCAGACTATCTCACCGACGAAGTGCTTGCGCGCCAGCCTGAGTCGCTGCGCGATTTCCTGCTGAAAACATCCATCCTTGAACGGTTCAACGCAGCGTTATGTAATCATCTCTTACAATGTGTCTGTTCCGAATCCATACTTACAGACCTGGAACGTGCCAACCTGTTCATCATTCCCCTCGACTCGGATGCCAACTGGTATCGCTACCATCATCTCTTTGCCGATCTGTTGAAGCGGCGGCTTGCCCAGGCCAACCCTGCCGGGATTACCGATCTTCATCGCCGTGCGGCGGAATGGTTCGAGCAAAACAATTTTACGCTCGACGCCATCCGTCACTGGATTGCTGCTGATGAGCCTGAACGGGTCGCTGCTTTGATGGAACGCACGCTCAGTCAAAGCTGGGGACATGCAGAGCTTGCCGGTCTTATGCATCGAATCGAGGCGCTGCCCGATACTGTGCTGGCAAAGTATCCCATCCTCAGTGCCTTTCTCGGCTGGACATGGCTTTGGCTTGGTTACGACAATGCCCGCACGCTGCCGTTGCTTGAACGCGCCGAAAGAAACCTGAAGGACGAGCCGCAAGCCAGCTATGCCCGTGGACGTTTTCAGGTCATCCGCAGTTATATCGCCCGGGCAGTCCACAATGATGCACCGCACGCCTGGCTACTTGCGGAACAGGCATTGCAACAACTTGCCGAACACGATTTGCTCTGGCGCGGGTTTGCCCAATCTAATATTGCCATTGTGACGCATTCGATGGGACTGGGTCTTGCCCAGACGGAACGTGCATACAACGAAGCCATTCGGCTCTGCCGTGCCGCGGGAGACCCAACCACTGCCTGGATTGCCGAGTGCGCACGAGTGCAGGTAGTGCGCGAATGCGGCGACTTGCAGCGTTCCATGACCCTGAATCGTCGTTTGATCGACATGATCGAGCGACAGGGCGCACCAGCGCTGGTGCGCGGCTGGGTACATATCAACCAGGCGCTTGGATATTACCTGATCAATGACTTGAAGCATGCCTGGCTGGAAGTCAATATGACGCAAAACCTGCAAACTCAAAGCAGCGGCATGCCTGATGTCAGTTTACGCCTGTATGCACTCTTGACCAGACTTGAACTGCTCAACGGCAACGAAGCCGCTGCTCGCCAGGCAGCCGATGACCTGGTTACCCTGGCATACCGCGGTGGCGTGACCAATGCCATAGATTGGGCGTATGCCGTCCGCGCCGAGTTGATGTTCAGGCTCAAAGATTGGGCAGCGTTCGACTCGTATGCGCGGACGTATCAACCGCCGCAGCAGCCGCTGTTCTTTCCTTACCGCTTGCAGACGCTGCTGCAAGTGCGTTACCTGACGCGCCAAAAAGCCTGGAATGAGGGTCGCCGTCTGGTGGCGGAGCAGGTGCGGCTGGCGCGCGAAGCGGGGTATGTCGAATACGAGATGGAACTGCACATCGTCAGCGCGTTACTAGAGCAGAAGGCGGGGAATCCTTCTGTCGCAATGAACATGCTGGGGCGTGCGCTGGAAATTGGCAAGGCAAACGGCTATGTGCGCATCTTCCTTGAGGAAGGGGAAGAGATGAGACATCTGCTGACGCAGATCCACAGGTTGCGCAGGGATGATTTTGTGGCAGAGTTACTGGCGGCATTTGGCAAACCCGCGCAGGTGGTACAATCATCCCTGATTGAGCCGCTGACCGAACGCGAAATCGAAGTGTTGCGGTTGATTGCCGAAGGATTGTCCAACCCAGAAATTGCGGAAAAACTTGTTCTCTCGGTTGGCACGGTCAAGACCCATGTCAAACATATCTACGGCAAGTTGAACGTGGATGACCGTGTGAAAGCGGCAGGTATGGCACGCGAACTGGGATTACTTAAATGA
- a CDS encoding patatin-like phospholipase family protein, whose amino-acid sequence MTRWITTIRERLQRPAPPPETRRIGLALSGGGGKGAAHIGVLQVIQELDIPIDLIVGTSAGGAVAVLYAAGFDLAAIQDVFRQSALRRIATPDPTGTGIIGQRRREEMLYRLLGDRTFADLNLPCAVVATDLVSGETVVLNEGPVVPALLATTALPALFPPVPYGDMLLADGGILNNLPVDVAYELGAQRVIAVDLRDAQAGFSLQPEENDSLLARFMFAPKQFAVAQRALSLLMAEATELRLQQHPPDVLIQPDVASIHTLDLSTPEKGYAIGLEAARELAGELIDLRLWRNGTQLAVQPQPRRARKIERKRSVMIGSNRLPARSRPEAAGTV is encoded by the coding sequence ATGACACGTTGGATTACAACCATCCGCGAACGACTGCAACGACCGGCACCGCCCCCTGAGACGCGCCGGATCGGGCTGGCCCTGAGTGGCGGCGGCGGCAAGGGGGCAGCGCACATCGGTGTCTTGCAGGTGATTCAGGAACTCGATATTCCGATTGACCTGATTGTTGGCACCTCAGCAGGAGGTGCGGTTGCCGTGCTCTACGCTGCGGGCTTTGATCTCGCTGCGATCCAGGACGTTTTTCGCCAGAGCGCATTGCGCCGTATTGCTACTCCCGACCCAACCGGCACCGGCATTATCGGCCAGCGGCGGCGGGAGGAGATGCTGTATCGTCTCCTCGGTGACCGCACCTTTGCCGATCTTAACCTGCCATGTGCGGTCGTGGCAACCGATCTGGTCAGTGGCGAGACGGTTGTCCTTAACGAGGGGCCAGTTGTGCCGGCATTGCTGGCAACCACCGCACTCCCGGCGCTCTTCCCACCGGTGCCCTACGGTGACATGCTCCTGGCCGATGGCGGCATTCTCAACAATTTACCGGTTGATGTGGCGTATGAGCTGGGTGCTCAGCGGGTAATCGCGGTTGATTTGCGCGATGCCCAGGCCGGGTTCTCGCTCCAACCTGAAGAGAACGATAGCCTGCTGGCGCGTTTTATGTTTGCGCCGAAGCAGTTTGCAGTTGCCCAGCGTGCGTTGAGTTTGCTGATGGCGGAAGCAACCGAGCTGCGTTTGCAGCAGCATCCGCCCGATGTGCTGATTCAGCCTGATGTTGCGTCCATCCATACGCTCGATTTGAGCACCCCCGAAAAGGGGTATGCCATCGGGCTGGAAGCTGCACGTGAGCTGGCCGGTGAGCTGATCGATCTGCGGCTGTGGCGGAACGGTACGCAACTGGCGGTTCAACCACAGCCGCGCCGTGCGCGCAAGATCGAACGGAAGCGTTCGGTAATGATTGGCTCAAACCGACTACCGGCGCGTTCACGTCCAGAAGCAGCGGGGACGGTGTAG